The proteins below are encoded in one region of Oncorhynchus masou masou isolate Uvic2021 chromosome 15, UVic_Omas_1.1, whole genome shotgun sequence:
- the insl5a gene encoding insulin-like 5a, with translation MRVLPVILPLLLCVAVGLSQVRAEVSLVKLCGREFLRAVVYTCGGSRWRRLLDEPEQLEDLANGELQQSSLEDLKDNLGSEFSRRDLNHMLTTVCCKMGCRKSDLAYLC, from the exons ATGCGTGTGTTGCCAGTAATACTGCCCCTGCTGCTGTGTGTGGCAGTGGGGTTGAGCCAGGTGAGGGCGGAGGTGAGCTTAGTGAAGCTGTGTGGCAGAGAGTTTCTCAGGGCCGTCGTCTACACCTGTGGGGGCTCCCGCTGGAGACGGCTTCTCGACGAACCGGAGCAACTGGAGG ATTTAGCAAATGGGGAGCTGCAGCAGAGCAGCCTGGAGGACCTGAAGGACAACCTGGGGTCAGAGTTCAGCAGACGGGACCTGAACCACATGCTGACCACAGTGTGCTGCAAAATGGGCTGCAGGAAGAGCGACCTCGCATATCTCTGTTGA